One window from the genome of Methyloradius palustris encodes:
- a CDS encoding cytochrome ubiquinol oxidase subunit I: protein MLGFTALELARIQFGFTISFHIIFPSLTIGLAAYLFVLEGLWLKTKDQAYKDLYHFWLKVFGVNFGMGVVSGLVMSYEFGTNWGGFSSFAGSVTGPLLAYEVLTAFFLEAGFLGVMLFGWNRVGPGLHFFATGMVSLGTLISMTWILASNSWMQTPQGFEIINNIAVPVDWLKIIFNPSFPYRLMHMGVAAFLATALLVGATAAWQLLNKRDNQAIRTMLSMSMWMLVIVAPIQAVIGDFHGLNTAEHQPAKIAAIEGHWENNLGEAVPLYLFGLPNMKDEVTDYGLAIPHLGSLILTHSWNGQIKGLKEFAPEDRPNATIIFWTFRIMVGLGMLMILVGFCSLWLRRTKKMYSNTLFLRACVLMGPAGLIAILAGWMTTEIGRQPWVLYGVMRTTDAVSKHDIASLAVSLGLFILVYFFVFGIGVAYVLRLLNKGPYPHEGDETDAGGPGHDKSPMRPLSLADESLPIAAP from the coding sequence ATGTTAGGTTTTACAGCGCTTGAATTAGCCCGTATTCAGTTCGGTTTCACCATCTCGTTTCATATCATTTTCCCCTCTTTGACTATTGGTTTGGCTGCGTACCTTTTTGTGCTTGAAGGCTTGTGGCTCAAGACAAAAGACCAAGCCTATAAAGATTTGTACCATTTTTGGCTCAAGGTTTTTGGGGTTAATTTCGGCATGGGAGTGGTTTCTGGCCTGGTGATGTCTTACGAGTTTGGTACTAACTGGGGTGGCTTTTCATCATTCGCGGGCAGCGTAACGGGACCATTGCTGGCCTATGAAGTATTGACAGCATTCTTCCTCGAGGCTGGATTCTTAGGCGTGATGTTGTTTGGCTGGAACCGCGTTGGGCCTGGCCTGCACTTTTTTGCTACAGGCATGGTGTCGCTGGGCACATTGATTTCAATGACGTGGATTCTGGCCTCCAATAGCTGGATGCAAACACCACAGGGCTTTGAGATCATCAACAATATTGCCGTGCCTGTAGATTGGTTAAAGATTATTTTCAACCCATCTTTCCCCTACCGTTTAATGCACATGGGCGTGGCGGCATTCTTGGCAACAGCCTTACTGGTTGGCGCAACTGCGGCATGGCAGCTACTGAACAAGCGTGATAACCAAGCGATTAGAACCATGCTATCCATGTCCATGTGGATGCTGGTGATCGTAGCGCCAATTCAGGCGGTGATTGGCGACTTTCATGGGCTGAATACGGCAGAACACCAACCGGCAAAAATCGCAGCGATTGAAGGCCACTGGGAAAATAATCTAGGTGAAGCCGTGCCTCTATATCTATTTGGTTTGCCAAACATGAAAGATGAAGTGACCGATTACGGTTTAGCAATACCGCATTTGGGCAGCCTGATTTTGACCCACTCATGGAATGGCCAGATTAAAGGCTTAAAAGAGTTTGCTCCTGAAGACAGGCCAAACGCCACCATCATCTTCTGGACGTTCCGCATTATGGTGGGCTTGGGAATGCTGATGATACTGGTTGGGTTTTGCAGTCTCTGGCTACGCCGCACCAAAAAGATGTATAGCAACACCCTATTCTTGCGCGCCTGTGTTTTGATGGGCCCCGCTGGGCTTATTGCGATTCTGGCTGGCTGGATGACCACTGAAATTGGCCGTCAACCTTGGGTGCTATATGGCGTGATGCGCACGACAGATGCAGTATCGAAGCATGATATTGCTTCACTAGCTGTTTCATTAGGGCTGTTCATCCTGGTTTACTTCTTTGTGTTTGGCATAGGAGTGGCTTATGTGTTGAGGCTATTGAATAAAGGGCCTTACCCACATGAAGGTGATGAAACAGATGCTGGCGGCCCAGGCCATGACAAGAGCCCTATGCGGCCACTCTCATTGGCAGACGAATCTTTGCCAATCGCAGCGCCATAA
- the cydB gene encoding cytochrome d ubiquinol oxidase subunit II produces the protein MSFDLSFIWGIVIFFVVLMYVVMDGFDLGIGMLYPFLPDRGDRDVMMNTVAPVWDGNETWLVLGGAGLMAAFPLAYSVVLSALYLPIIFMLLGLIFRGVAFEFRFKAPDNERHIWDKAFIGGSVTAAFFQGVVAGAYIHGIPVVNREFAGGSLDWLSPFAIFTGIGVVIAYTFLGSTWLIMKTEGELKKRMTELTWPLAGLVIVAISIISIWTPLEFSDIAHRWFSLPNFYYLSPVPILVIVSLIFLAKTLRSGSDSGPFLSALALVLLGFIGLSISIYPNIIPPGISIWEAASPPQSQSFALVGMLIIIPMILGYTLWAYYVFRGKVRHGDGYH, from the coding sequence ATGAGCTTTGATCTCTCCTTTATTTGGGGCATCGTGATATTTTTTGTCGTATTGATGTACGTGGTGATGGACGGCTTTGACCTCGGCATAGGCATGCTCTACCCATTTCTGCCAGACCGCGGCGACCGCGATGTAATGATGAATACAGTCGCCCCAGTGTGGGATGGCAATGAGACGTGGTTGGTGCTCGGTGGCGCTGGCTTGATGGCGGCATTTCCCCTCGCCTATTCAGTGGTATTAAGCGCGCTGTACCTGCCGATTATCTTCATGCTATTGGGTTTGATATTCCGTGGCGTGGCCTTTGAATTCAGGTTTAAAGCCCCTGATAATGAACGGCATATTTGGGATAAAGCCTTTATAGGTGGCTCAGTCACCGCAGCGTTCTTTCAGGGCGTAGTTGCTGGTGCATATATTCATGGCATACCCGTGGTTAACCGCGAGTTTGCAGGTGGCTCGCTAGACTGGTTAAGCCCATTCGCGATATTCACAGGCATTGGTGTGGTGATTGCCTATACATTCCTTGGCAGCACTTGGCTGATTATGAAAACTGAAGGCGAGCTTAAAAAGCGCATGACTGAGCTCACTTGGCCATTGGCTGGCTTGGTTATTGTCGCCATCTCGATTATCAGTATTTGGACACCGCTCGAATTCTCGGACATTGCACACCGCTGGTTTAGCCTACCCAACTTCTACTACTTATCGCCAGTACCAATTCTGGTGATAGTCAGCTTGATTTTTCTGGCTAAGACACTGCGTAGCGGCTCAGATAGCGGACCATTTCTATCTGCACTGGCGCTAGTTTTACTCGGGTTTATTGGCTTGAGTATCAGCATATACCCCAACATTATCCCGCCTGGCATTTCGATTTGGGAGGCGGCTTCACCACCACAAAGTCAGTCGTTTGCCTTGGTTGGCATGCTGATCATTATCCCCATGATTTTGGGTTATACCTTGTGGGCTTATTACGTGTTCCGTGGAAAAGTGCGACATGGTGATGGGTATCACTAG
- a CDS encoding DUF2474 domain-containing protein, whose protein sequence is MGITSQPNGSLQETTESRFKLWFKRVGWLVLIWFASVLALGVVALGLRLFMNLIGLKS, encoded by the coding sequence ATGGGTATCACTAGTCAACCAAACGGTAGCTTGCAAGAAACCACAGAATCAAGATTCAAACTGTGGTTTAAGCGTGTGGGCTGGCTGGTATTGATATGGTTTGCCAGCGTGCTAGCTTTGGGCGTTGTGGCTCTTGGACTGCGACTCTTTATGAATCTAATTGGCTTGAAAAGCTAA
- the cheZ gene encoding protein phosphatase CheZ yields the protein MTNESTQSSVTEVSSEILSPQDEVLNRIGHLTRNLHDSLRELGFDKLLETAANDIPDARDRLKYVARMTQQAAEKVLNATDLANPLQDQISEGATSLQAQWLAIKATPSLKTDYDKVVDETLEYLGKTIESTSATKAQLMDIMMAQDFQDLTGQVIKKVTEIAQSIEQQLVQVLIDFTPGAPTVAKEADNGLMNGPQIAPEAAPELVVANQEQVDDLLDSLGF from the coding sequence ATGACAAATGAGTCCACCCAGTCATCTGTCACAGAAGTAAGCAGCGAGATACTCAGCCCGCAAGATGAGGTGCTGAATCGTATTGGGCATCTGACCCGTAACTTGCACGATAGCCTGCGCGAGCTAGGTTTCGATAAGTTACTTGAAACCGCTGCAAATGATATTCCTGATGCGCGTGATCGCTTGAAATATGTCGCACGCATGACCCAACAAGCAGCAGAAAAAGTACTGAATGCCACTGATCTGGCCAACCCCTTGCAAGACCAGATTTCAGAAGGCGCTACTAGCCTGCAAGCTCAATGGTTAGCCATCAAAGCTACACCATCGCTTAAAACTGATTACGATAAAGTGGTCGATGAAACGCTGGAATACTTGGGTAAAACAATAGAGAGTACCAGTGCTACTAAAGCCCAGTTGATGGACATCATGATGGCGCAGGATTTTCAGGATTTAACTGGTCAAGTCATCAAAAAAGTCACTGAAATCGCGCAAAGTATCGAGCAGCAGTTAGTGCAAGTGTTGATTGATTTCACCCCAGGCGCACCAACGGTCGCTAAAGAGGCTGATAACGGCTTGATGAATGGCCCGCAGATTGCACCTGAAGCAGCGCCAGAGCTTGTGGTTGCAAATCAGGAGCAAGTGGACGACTTGTTGGATAGCCTCGGCTTCTAG
- the cheY gene encoding chemotaxis response regulator CheY: MANPNTKFLVVDDFSTMRRIVRNLLKELGYTNVEEAEDGVMGLNMLRNGDFEFVVSDWNMPNMDGLTMLQQIRADPKLSKLPVLMVTAEAKKENIIAAAQAGANGYVVKPFTAATLEEKLAKIFEKLEKAGG, from the coding sequence ATGGCAAACCCCAATACCAAATTTCTTGTCGTGGATGACTTCTCAACCATGCGACGGATCGTCCGCAATCTATTAAAAGAGCTAGGCTACACCAATGTAGAAGAAGCTGAAGACGGCGTGATGGGGCTCAATATGTTGAGAAATGGTGATTTTGAGTTTGTGGTCTCAGACTGGAATATGCCGAATATGGATGGCCTGACCATGCTCCAACAAATACGCGCTGACCCAAAGCTTTCCAAACTGCCAGTATTGATGGTGACAGCTGAGGCCAAGAAAGAAAACATTATCGCTGCCGCACAAGCTGGCGCTAATGGCTATGTGGTGAAGCCTTTTACTGCTGCTACGCTGGAAGAAAAGTTAGCAAAAATATTTGAAAAGCTAGAAAAAGCGGGCGGTTAA
- a CDS encoding protein-glutamate methylesterase/protein-glutamine glutaminase has translation MKIKVLVIDDSALIRSLLSEIINSEPDMEVVATAPDPIIARDLIKQTNPDVLTLDIEMPKMDGLDFLERLMRLRPMPVVMVSTLTERGSEITMRALELGAVDFVTKPKLAIIDGIREYSDLIVDKIRAAAQAKIFARTIESSKSLTPTKSTLPMVGNNLISSEKLIIIGASTGGTEAIKAFLMQMPSDCPGILITQHMPPGFTNSFAKRLDGLCKISVSEAQGGERILPGHAFVAPGHSHLQLTRSGANYMTKLDDGEPVNRHKPSVDVLFESAATYAGKNCIGVILTGMGKDGAAGMLKMKEAGAYNFAQDEATCVVFGMPKEAIAAGGVDDVGPLDELPHRVMDHLARYGTRSLRV, from the coding sequence ATGAAAATAAAAGTACTTGTGATTGATGATTCGGCGCTCATACGTAGCTTGTTGAGCGAGATTATTAACAGTGAGCCAGACATGGAGGTGGTGGCAACTGCACCTGACCCCATTATCGCGCGCGATTTAATCAAGCAGACCAACCCAGACGTGCTGACGCTAGATATTGAAATGCCCAAGATGGATGGTCTGGATTTCCTCGAGCGTTTAATGCGTTTGCGCCCCATGCCCGTGGTCATGGTCTCTACATTGACAGAGCGTGGTTCAGAAATCACCATGCGCGCACTGGAGTTGGGCGCTGTTGATTTTGTGACCAAGCCCAAGCTTGCCATTATTGACGGCATCCGTGAATACAGTGATTTGATTGTTGATAAAATTCGCGCGGCAGCACAGGCCAAGATATTTGCCAGAACCATAGAATCCAGCAAATCACTCACCCCTACAAAATCCACCTTGCCCATGGTGGGCAACAATCTCATCAGTAGTGAAAAGCTGATTATTATTGGGGCTTCAACTGGCGGTACTGAAGCGATCAAGGCCTTTTTGATGCAAATGCCATCAGACTGCCCAGGCATATTAATCACACAGCACATGCCGCCTGGTTTTACCAATTCTTTTGCCAAGCGCTTAGATGGCTTATGTAAAATTTCAGTCAGCGAAGCACAAGGTGGAGAGCGCATATTGCCTGGACATGCGTTTGTTGCCCCTGGCCACTCACATTTGCAACTGACCCGCAGTGGCGCTAACTACATGACCAAATTAGATGATGGCGAGCCAGTGAATCGCCACAAGCCTTCAGTCGATGTATTGTTTGAATCAGCCGCGACTTACGCAGGCAAGAACTGTATTGGCGTAATACTCACCGGCATGGGTAAAGATGGCGCTGCGGGCATGTTAAAGATGAAAGAGGCTGGCGCCTATAATTTTGCGCAGGATGAAGCCACCTGCGTTGTGTTCGGCATGCCCAAAGAGGCGATTGCAGCGGGTGGTGTTGATGATGTTGGCCCGCTCGATGAGCTGCCGCACAGAGTGATGGATCATCTCGCACGCTACGGCACACGTTCATTGCGAGTATAA
- the cheD gene encoding chemoreceptor glutamine deamidase CheD encodes MSSLANEEISTSLYYDRTFDCNAAKISPGEYYYTDQDMVIVTVLGSCVSACIRDRVSGIGGMNHFMLPDGASSDRDSPVSESMRYGTYAMEVLINQLLKGGARRENLEAKVFGGGNVLRGFTTMNVGERNANFVLRFLKTEQIKVVGEDLNDIYPRKVYFFPKTGRVLVKKLRQLNNDTLLKREESYANRLKTDSVGGEVELF; translated from the coding sequence ATGAGTAGCCTAGCGAATGAAGAAATCTCAACCTCGCTTTATTACGACCGTACTTTTGATTGTAATGCGGCGAAAATATCGCCTGGAGAGTATTACTATACTGACCAAGATATGGTCATTGTGACGGTGTTAGGCTCATGCGTATCCGCGTGTATTCGTGACAGAGTCTCAGGTATCGGCGGTATGAATCATTTCATGTTGCCTGATGGTGCAAGCTCAGACCGCGATAGCCCAGTGTCAGAATCCATGCGCTATGGCACTTATGCTATGGAAGTATTGATCAACCAGTTGCTTAAAGGTGGCGCAAGGCGCGAGAATCTCGAAGCAAAAGTGTTTGGTGGCGGTAATGTGTTGCGTGGTTTTACTACTATGAATGTAGGTGAGCGTAACGCAAACTTTGTATTGAGGTTTCTGAAAACTGAACAGATCAAGGTTGTGGGTGAAGACTTGAATGATATATACCCACGTAAAGTGTATTTTTTCCCGAAAACTGGGCGGGTATTAGTCAAAAAACTCAGGCAACTTAATAATGACACTTTGCTCAAGCGCGAAGAGTCTTATGCAAACCGTTTGAAAACAGATTCAGTGGGTGGAGAAGTCGAGCTTTTCTAG
- a CDS encoding CheR family methyltransferase gives MDAREFEFTPHDFATVRKLIYERAGISLSEAKTDMVYSRLGRRLRVLGLNSFKTYLEYLQNEKNPDEWEAFTNSLTTNLTSFFREEHHFPILMEHIQHIKTPITIWCSAASTGEEPYTIAMTACEAFGTLTPPVKIIATDIDTNVLATAARGVYPEDRLSKMSATRCKTFFQRGKGSQEGLVRVRNELREMITFQQLNLLADTWPLREPFDAIFCRNVMIYFDKPTQAKILAKFVPLMKPEAILFAGHSENFLYVSDALKLRGKTVYELSKPGMASGKPKLFTQRDEADLA, from the coding sequence TTGGACGCTCGTGAGTTTGAATTTACCCCGCATGATTTTGCGACTGTACGTAAGCTAATTTATGAGCGTGCGGGCATTTCATTGTCCGAAGCTAAAACTGATATGGTCTACAGCCGATTGGGGCGCCGTTTAAGAGTTTTAGGCTTAAATTCGTTCAAGACATATCTTGAATATCTGCAAAATGAAAAGAACCCAGATGAGTGGGAAGCTTTTACCAATTCATTGACGACTAACCTCACGTCTTTTTTTCGTGAGGAGCATCATTTTCCGATTTTGATGGAGCACATACAGCACATCAAAACGCCTATCACCATCTGGTGTTCTGCAGCATCAACAGGCGAAGAGCCATACACCATAGCCATGACCGCCTGTGAGGCTTTTGGCACACTAACGCCGCCAGTCAAAATCATTGCAACCGACATTGATACCAACGTACTTGCCACCGCTGCCCGCGGCGTTTATCCCGAGGATAGATTGAGCAAAATGTCAGCAACTCGCTGTAAAACCTTTTTTCAGCGAGGCAAGGGTTCACAAGAGGGATTAGTGCGCGTTAGAAACGAACTGCGCGAGATGATCACCTTTCAGCAATTGAATCTACTAGCGGATACTTGGCCATTAAGAGAGCCTTTTGACGCCATTTTTTGCCGCAACGTCATGATCTATTTTGATAAACCTACGCAGGCAAAAATTCTTGCCAAGTTCGTCCCATTGATGAAACCTGAAGCAATCTTATTTGCAGGACATTCCGAGAACTTTTTGTATGTCTCAGATGCATTAAAGCTCAGAGGCAAAACGGTATATGAATTAAGCAAGCCAGGAATGGCAAGCGGCAAACCAAAATTGTTCACGCAAAGAGATGAGGCTGATCTCGCATGA
- a CDS encoding methyl-accepting chemotaxis protein: MTVAKRMYLLMFVVALGISALVGTGLYQINRVYQIANYPNTNSFPSVFLLDKALAQFEEVNSLVWQHMTNTDNAKMSEIEVKVAAKHKELTDSLKEYEDTLIADQQDGELLKKDREALAKFDEMAGNVLTDSLANKKNEARDILLANIETIRGVQAALNNHRLYNSGLAATGAKEAERIKSAATTTAFLIGLAALAAVLGLGLYIVRNLLKDLGDEPTKLASLARSFAAGDLSAEIKVPDTDKTSVAYSIRRLQKTLKGLIDSLQYVSAAHDKGDIDETLKAEYFEGVFREVAQAINTMVAGHVSMNRKAMDVVASFGEGNFDAPLEKFAGKKAFINDTIEKVRTNIKSFIADMQQMSSNHAVGEIDVMIDVSKYHGDYATMATGVNSMVSDYIDVQTKSMAVVTAFGQGNFDAPLDRLPGKKAAINDTIEQVRANLKSLIADVSLLAEAAVAGQLQTRADAGKHHGDFRKIVDGVNHTLDAVIGPLTVAASYVDQISKGVIPNKITEHYNGDFNSLKDNLNTCIQAINALVDDTKMLVAAAGEGRIQTRADVTKHLGDFRKIVEGVNETLEMIVSPIVTVKGAAEAISTATKEIAQGNSDLSRRTEDQASSLEKTAASMEELASTVKQNADNAKQANQLASAASNVAVKGGQVVAEVVTTMSSINQSARKIEDIISVIDGIAFQTNILALNAAVEAARAGEQGRGFAVVAAEVRNLAQRSAGAAKEIKELINDSVSKTTEGTALVENAGKTMEEVVNSVKRVSDIIGEIAAASQEQSAGIAQVNDAVIKMDDMTQQNTALVEQAAAAAESLMEQANDMMQAVSVFVIEGSVRPNSNKHSSAIPSSYRPQAMSAAPAIAAPGMNSSARAIPPSAAKVIPTTGTNNDDWEEF; the protein is encoded by the coding sequence ATGACGGTTGCTAAGCGTATGTATTTGCTGATGTTTGTTGTAGCTTTAGGTATTTCAGCACTTGTAGGCACGGGGTTATATCAAATTAACCGCGTTTATCAGATTGCCAACTATCCCAACACAAACTCATTTCCCAGCGTATTTCTGCTAGATAAAGCCTTGGCGCAGTTTGAAGAGGTAAATAGTCTGGTTTGGCAGCATATGACCAATACTGACAATGCAAAAATGTCAGAGATAGAAGTCAAAGTTGCAGCGAAACATAAAGAATTAACCGACTCGCTGAAAGAGTACGAAGATACGTTAATTGCCGATCAGCAAGATGGTGAACTGCTGAAAAAGGATAGAGAAGCGCTCGCCAAATTTGATGAAATGGCGGGTAATGTGCTCACTGACTCGCTTGCCAATAAGAAAAATGAAGCAAGAGATATTTTGCTGGCAAATATAGAAACAATCCGTGGCGTCCAAGCTGCATTAAATAACCATAGGCTATATAACTCTGGCCTCGCTGCCACAGGTGCTAAAGAAGCTGAGCGGATTAAGTCTGCTGCAACCACGACAGCCTTTTTGATTGGGCTTGCTGCACTCGCAGCAGTTTTAGGTCTTGGCCTTTATATTGTTCGCAATTTGCTGAAAGACCTAGGAGACGAGCCCACCAAATTAGCGTCACTAGCGCGCAGCTTTGCGGCAGGGGATTTATCAGCCGAGATCAAAGTACCTGACACTGACAAGACCAGTGTTGCCTACTCTATCCGCCGCCTGCAAAAGACCCTCAAAGGCCTGATTGACTCACTCCAATATGTCAGTGCCGCACATGACAAAGGCGACATTGATGAAACCCTCAAAGCCGAATACTTCGAAGGCGTATTCAGGGAAGTTGCCCAAGCTATCAACACCATGGTCGCTGGCCACGTCAGCATGAACCGCAAAGCCATGGACGTTGTTGCCTCCTTTGGCGAAGGAAACTTTGATGCCCCGTTAGAGAAATTCGCTGGTAAGAAAGCCTTTATCAACGACACCATTGAGAAGGTCCGCACTAACATCAAGAGCTTTATTGCCGACATGCAACAAATGTCCTCCAACCATGCCGTAGGCGAGATTGACGTCATGATCGACGTCAGCAAATACCACGGTGACTACGCCACCATGGCCACTGGCGTGAATAGCATGGTCTCTGACTACATTGATGTGCAAACCAAATCCATGGCCGTTGTCACCGCCTTTGGCCAAGGTAACTTCGATGCCCCACTGGATCGTCTGCCTGGTAAAAAAGCCGCCATCAACGACACCATCGAACAAGTCCGCGCCAACCTCAAGAGCCTTATTGCTGACGTCAGCCTGCTGGCCGAAGCTGCCGTCGCTGGTCAATTACAAACCCGTGCTGATGCCGGCAAGCATCATGGTGATTTCCGCAAGATCGTTGATGGTGTTAACCACACGCTAGACGCCGTCATAGGCCCACTCACCGTCGCTGCCAGCTATGTAGACCAAATCTCCAAAGGTGTTATCCCTAACAAGATCACCGAACACTACAACGGCGACTTCAACAGCCTTAAAGACAACCTCAACACCTGTATCCAAGCCATCAATGCCTTGGTTGATGACACCAAGATGCTTGTAGCCGCTGCAGGTGAAGGACGCATCCAGACCCGTGCTGATGTTACCAAGCACCTAGGTGACTTCCGTAAGATCGTAGAAGGCGTGAATGAAACCCTGGAGATGATCGTCAGCCCAATCGTCACCGTTAAGGGTGCCGCCGAAGCTATCAGCACCGCCACCAAAGAGATCGCCCAAGGCAACTCAGACCTCAGCCGCAGAACAGAAGACCAAGCCTCTTCACTAGAAAAGACAGCCGCCAGCATGGAAGAGCTTGCCAGCACCGTTAAACAAAATGCTGACAACGCCAAGCAAGCCAACCAGCTCGCCTCAGCTGCCTCTAACGTTGCAGTTAAGGGTGGTCAAGTGGTCGCTGAAGTCGTCACCACCATGAGCTCCATCAATCAGAGTGCGCGCAAGATCGAAGACATCATCTCCGTTATTGACGGTATTGCCTTCCAGACCAACATCCTCGCCCTCAATGCCGCGGTAGAAGCTGCAAGAGCAGGCGAACAGGGTAGAGGCTTTGCCGTGGTTGCTGCAGAAGTGCGTAACCTCGCCCAACGCTCAGCCGGTGCTGCCAAAGAGATCAAAGAGCTTATCAACGACTCCGTCAGCAAAACTACTGAAGGCACTGCCCTAGTTGAGAACGCAGGCAAGACCATGGAAGAAGTCGTCAACTCCGTCAAACGCGTCTCCGACATCATTGGTGAGATCGCAGCAGCCAGTCAGGAACAAAGTGCAGGTATTGCCCAGGTCAATGACGCCGTGATCAAGATGGATGACATGACGCAACAGAACACTGCACTGGTAGAACAAGCCGCAGCTGCAGCTGAATCGCTCATGGAACAAGCCAATGACATGATGCAAGCTGTCAGTGTATTTGTGATTGAAGGCAGTGTGAGACCTAACAGCAACAAACACTCATCCGCTATTCCCTCCAGCTACAGACCACAAGCCATGAGTGCAGCGCCTGCGATTGCAGCACCAGGCATGAACAGTTCAGCGAGAGCGATCCCACCAAGTGCTGCTAAAGTGATCCCAACCACGGGCACTAATAATGATGATTGGGAGGAGTTCTAA